One Methanosphaera sp. WGK6 genomic region harbors:
- a CDS encoding glycosyltransferase family 2 protein, whose protein sequence is MVKVSVIMPVFNGVNFLDTSCQSLYNQTLNDIELICVNDGSTDNTLDKLHELSKKYDFIKIFNQENQGSGKARNNGIKEATGEYIAFLDADDIFVDENALELMYKYGTENNADMVGGNLKRVADDGTLEDNFNYKHKNYTYFDKYGFILPEDYGIPWAFYKNIFKKELLYENKILFPDLKRGQDPVFLAEILTKISKIYTVPIDLYGYNYSNNGGANAKINSYEKKSRLF, encoded by the coding sequence ATGGTTAAAGTTTCAGTTATAATGCCCGTTTTCAATGGAGTAAACTTTCTAGATACATCATGCCAAAGTTTATATAATCAAACACTAAATGATATTGAATTAATTTGTGTTAATGATGGATCAACAGATAATACTTTAGATAAATTACATGAATTATCTAAAAAGTATGATTTTATAAAAATATTTAATCAAGAAAACCAAGGTTCCGGTAAAGCTCGAAATAATGGAATTAAAGAGGCAACTGGTGAATATATTGCATTTTTGGATGCTGATGATATATTTGTAGATGAAAATGCATTAGAATTAATGTATAAATATGGTACTGAAAATAATGCAGATATGGTTGGAGGTAATCTTAAAAGAGTTGCTGATGATGGTACTCTTGAAGATAATTTTAATTATAAACATAAAAATTACACCTATTTTGATAAATATGGATTTATTTTACCTGAAGATTATGGAATTCCATGGGCATTTTATAAAAATATTTTTAAAAAAGAATTATTATATGAAAATAAAATATTATTTCCAGATTTAAAACGAGGCCAAGATCCTGTTTTTCTAGCAGAAATTTTAACTAAAATAAGTAAAATTTATACAGTTCCAATAGATTTATATGGTTATAATTATTCAAATAATGGAGGAGCTAATGCAAAAATAAACTCCTATGAAAAAAAAAGTAGATTATTTTAA
- a CDS encoding glycosyltransferase family 2 protein, whose product MVEISVIIPVYNVEMYLESCLNTIINQTFKDIEIICINDGSTDNSLNILNDFSKNDKRIQVISQENQGHAVATNKGISMANGKYLFLMDSDDMLELNALEDTYNLAEEKNVDFVLFKAINYDDEKGIYYESKNYNMLELHQKVKDNIFNYNDIDDLIFTIPVTPWNKLYKRELINKYDIKFPEGLIFDDNVFFLESLI is encoded by the coding sequence ATGGTTGAAATTTCAGTAATTATTCCAGTATACAATGTTGAAATGTACTTAGAATCCTGTTTAAATACAATTATTAATCAAACATTTAAAGATATTGAAATTATATGTATAAATGATGGATCAACAGATAATTCATTAAATATTTTAAATGACTTCAGTAAAAATGATAAACGTATACAAGTCATATCTCAAGAAAATCAGGGACATGCTGTAGCAACCAATAAAGGAATTTCCATGGCAAATGGGAAATACTTGTTCTTAATGGATTCTGATGATATGTTAGAATTAAATGCTCTTGAAGATACATATAATTTAGCTGAAGAAAAGAATGTTGATTTTGTTTTATTTAAAGCAATAAACTATGATGATGAAAAAGGAATATATTATGAATCAAAAAATTATAATATGTTGGAATTACATCAAAAAGTTAAAGATAATATATTCAACTATAATGATATTGATGATTTAATATTCACAATACCTGTTACTCCATGGAATAAATTATATAAACGAGAATTAATTAATAAATATGACATAAAATTTCCTGAAGGATTAATATTTGATGATAATGTATTTTTTTTGGAAAGTCTTATTTAA
- a CDS encoding glycosyltransferase family 2 protein, whose protein sequence is MNHAQFKKEKDLTYNKVPVHELINFNKNPENSVKVSVVVPVCNTETYLRQCLDSAINQTMKEIEIICVNDGSTDNSLNILKEYAQKDSRVKIIDKDNAGYGHVMNIGMDMASGDYLAILESDDYILPEMFERLYEVSVKHDLDFVKSDFYRFYGKNDSIVTEYEKIARDDKNYNVIINPSENQDVFKFIMNTWCGIYKTSFIRENLIRHNETPGASFQDNGFWFKANVFGKRTMYLPETFYMNRRDNPNSSVHNPEKVYCGNTEYNLIYDFLVSENKKDEFLEVYNYKKYHTYLNFTLKRIAPEYKKEYINNISKEFKEFNKRNELKFKFLSPIEINNVKWIMRDPDEFYYEFVKKSIAVSVILPVYNVEKYLEKCLDSLINQTLKNIEIICINDGSTDNSLEILEKYQAIDHRIKIFNQENKGAGVARNLGIMLAQGEYLSFLDSDDFFDKDMLRLAYNQAKNYNTDICIYESFLYDNLSKKEEKCTYSIKKNQLPKKHVFNRRDINTNIFKNIMGWPWDKLYKTSFILNNNLKFQEQRTTNDMYFVYASLLKAGRISILKKPLYYHRKNDNNSLSNTREKSWDCFYYALMKLKQELKDMNLYEEYYQFFINYALHSCLWNINTLDETIGEKLFYKLRDEWFDSLEINGHDEDFFENKYEYNQYLEIISSPVNISEDYSAYLLYHWKKKYSSIHLDNIDEILIELNDKETLTIKELKEELKSNKKNVVTPKELKNVKNLEHSQEVLYEIRDSKSYKLARAMSLIPRKIRERIRK, encoded by the coding sequence AGTGCTATTAATCAGACCATGAAAGAAATTGAAATTATATGTGTTAATGATGGATCAACAGATAATTCATTAAATATTCTCAAAGAATATGCTCAGAAAGATAGTCGTGTGAAAATAATTGATAAAGATAATGCTGGTTATGGTCATGTAATGAATATTGGAATGGATATGGCTAGTGGTGACTACTTAGCAATTCTTGAAAGTGATGATTATATATTACCTGAAATGTTTGAAAGATTATATGAAGTATCTGTTAAACATGATTTAGATTTTGTTAAAAGTGATTTTTATCGTTTTTATGGTAAGAATGATTCTATTGTAACAGAATATGAAAAAATAGCTCGTGATGATAAGAATTATAATGTTATTATAAATCCTTCTGAAAATCAGGATGTTTTTAAGTTTATTATGAATACATGGTGTGGAATTTATAAAACTAGTTTTATTCGAGAAAATTTAATTAGACATAATGAAACACCCGGTGCATCATTTCAGGATAATGGTTTCTGGTTTAAAGCAAATGTGTTTGGAAAAAGAACAATGTATCTACCTGAAACATTTTATATGAATCGTAGAGATAATCCTAACTCTTCTGTGCATAATCCTGAAAAAGTATACTGTGGAAATACTGAATATAATTTAATTTATGATTTTCTTGTTTCAGAAAATAAAAAAGATGAGTTTTTAGAAGTATATAATTACAAAAAATATCACACTTACCTAAATTTCACATTAAAAAGAATTGCTCCTGAATACAAAAAAGAATATATAAATAATATTTCAAAAGAATTTAAAGAATTTAATAAAAGAAATGAATTAAAATTTAAATTCTTATCACCTATTGAAATAAATAATGTTAAATGGATTATGAGAGATCCTGATGAATTTTATTATGAATTTGTGAAAAAAAGCATAGCAGTTTCTGTTATTCTACCTGTATATAATGTAGAAAAATATTTAGAGAAATGTTTAGATTCATTAATAAATCAAACATTGAAAAATATTGAAATTATATGTATAAATGATGGATCAACAGATAATTCATTAGAAATACTAGAAAAATATCAAGCAATAGATCATCGTATAAAAATATTTAATCAAGAAAATAAAGGAGCAGGTGTTGCTCGAAACTTAGGTATTATGTTAGCTCAAGGAGAATATTTATCATTTTTAGATTCAGATGACTTCTTTGATAAAGATATGTTACGACTAGCTTATAATCAAGCAAAAAATTACAATACAGATATATGTATTTATGAATCATTTTTATATGATAATCTCTCTAAAAAAGAAGAAAAATGTACATATTCTATTAAAAAGAATCAACTCCCTAAAAAACATGTTTTTAATAGAAGAGATATTAATACAAATATCTTTAAAAATATTATGGGATGGCCTTGGGATAAATTATATAAAACAAGTTTTATTTTAAATAATAATCTTAAATTCCAAGAACAAAGAACAACTAATGATATGTACTTTGTATATGCATCATTACTTAAAGCAGGACGTATATCCATACTTAAAAAACCATTATATTATCATAGAAAAAATGATAATAACTCTTTATCAAATACTAGGGAAAAATCATGGGATTGTTTCTATTATGCATTGATGAAGTTAAAACAAGAATTAAAAGATATGAATTTATATGAAGAATATTATCAATTTTTCATAAACTATGCATTACATAGTTGTTTATGGAATATTAATACATTAGATGAAACTATTGGTGAAAAATTATTTTATAAACTACGTGACGAATGGTTTGATTCATTAGAGATTAATGGGCATGATGAAGATTTCTTTGAAAATAAGTATGAATATAATCAGTATTTAGAAATTATTTCATCACCTGTAAATATAAGTGAAGATTATTCAGCATATCTTTTATATCACTGGAAAAAAAAGTATAGTTCAATACATTTAGATAACATTGATGAAATACTTATTGAACTTAATGATAAAGAAACTTTAACAATTAAAGAACTTAAAGAGGAATTAAAATCAAATAAAAAGAATGTTGTAACTCCTAAAGAGTTAAAAAATGTTAAAAATCTAGAACATTCTCAAGAAGTATTATATGAAATTAGAGATTCAAAATCATATAAACTAGCTAGGGCTATGTCCCTGATTCCTAGAAAAATAAGAGAAAGGATAAGAAAATAA